The Megalobrama amblycephala isolate DHTTF-2021 linkage group LG16, ASM1881202v1, whole genome shotgun sequence genome includes the window TGTGGGGCTGTTGCAATATACTTCATTTCCTTTCTCAGTGATTAGAGGAAAGGAAATGCAATAGCCTATAATAGCATTGATGctcatataatttaaaatagcaAGGCAGCACATAAACCACATTAAAACTTTTACTCTTTATGTTGCAGGcatgcaaaataataaattagaaCCACtgatccatatatatatatatatatatatatatatatatatatatatatatatatatatatatatatatatatatggtctaGAGGTCATATTTTCAACTTTCATTTCAATATATAACAGACATTACACTAAATtgtcaacatgatcaaaactttgctgaaaaacctaTTGTACACAATCAACATGTCTTCTGTTACATGATTGATTCATATTTTAGAAGTAGCCTACCTAATTAGATACAAATGGCTTTGgggaaatgtttatttgtacatATATCGATCATCCCTGTATTATACGATACGTTATGATGAACGGTTTGCTGTTTGAACGGAACTGTACCTGACAGCTAGTTGTCTGTCGCTTGTTTTCATGTGTGTCACGGTAACTTGCAGAGTCGGACATATGAGTTTTTAGATCCAGTCATTTCTTGTCGACCGGAGCTGCTCCCGTCCGTTTTGCGATGTGCCCGTGACTCCTCTTTTCCACTCAGCTCCACAGCTTCCACTCAGGTAAGTTAGGCTAGGCTAAAAAAAAGTATCTGTCGGTTACGGGCCTATGGTTACGGGTGAGCTCGCGCCGCAAATTTCGTGTCAAATGCGAGCCTTTTCTGTATGAGGGAGGTCGCCATCTTTGATTTTTACTTTACTCAGTCAGGCTAGCACGAGAAGAGACATTTAATCGACATTGTATTGATATTAAATTCGTTCACATTTGCGACTCGAATAATGTTATTGTGAGCAAGCTGGTTTGAGAGTCACATATgtcataaaatatttttgccaatcccaaacttttaacATAGCCTTAAAGTGGAAACTATGGTAGTCTGCAACATAAAAAAGTTGGATACATAGGCTAGGCTATTTAAGTAAAAATCCAAAATTTATCAGGATTTTTACTTCAGCTGACTGAGGTTATTTTTAGCAATTTCAAATTGAATCAGCGTGttcccctttttttttcttgtggggAATGCTGTGGCACGTtacgaaataaaagaattaaaataATCTCACACTATTTTTCATGGGGTTTTTAAGAGACCACAAACAAAAGATTAGATCTCAGAGTCTGCAAATACTTGCAAAATGGCTCATGTTTATTAGGACTGTGTCTTGCATTAGAAAGCTTTTATGACTGctacatgaacaaataaaagaaatacacCAATAAACTTTCACTTCACTAACAAAAACCTGTATGGTAGCTTTTGATACAGAAAGTGAGCTAGAGTGAAAAGGAGagggaaaacaaaaacaagactgTAAAGGCCAGAAGAATTTCAGGACGTGGAATCTCCCAATAGGAAGTAAGTCAGCTGTGTATTGTTGGACTGGCTGTTATTACATCACCAAACGGAAACTGAAAGTGCCAGTGGCATATTAACATCAGCCACATGGAGCTGGTTTATTGGGTTTTATTGCCAGGACAGAGAAAGGATTGTGAAATTCCTTATTACTTAAAATAACCCTGTACTAGTTAATGGCatattaaatgcataaaaaagcCATTAATGAACAGATTAGTAATTCAcaatataaaaaacataaatcacAATTACATGTTGTTTCTAATTTAAAAGTTAACTAATGGTCTGTTAGGCataatataaatgcaatataaGATGAATTAAACTTctaaacaaacaatgaacaaaagcattattttaatgtaagtGTAATCGTTTCTGAAACCGTAAAGAGGATGTAATATGTATTGCTACTGAGCATGCCGAGtgtgagggtgtgtgtgtgtgagtgctacGTTTGTAGGCGAGTGTGTGGGTGGAAAGTTGTGTTCGAGAGCTGAGGGTGTTCTTTCCCCTTTCAAACCAACCTCTGTTCCTAGACCTGCTTGTTAACTGACATCACTGGAGTTTCCCCCATCTGCAGTGTTTATAAACTGCACTGACCAGCAGATAACTTCATTTTACAAACTCACACAATAAGGAACAGATCTCAGAGAACTAACGGCAGCTAACAGCATGGTGAAATACGAAACGACATTAGATCTGGAAGCCGGCGTAGGGGGAGTTTATCAGACAACGGTGGCACCTGTACCAGTGAAGTCCTCCAAAAGCTGGATATGGAAGACAGTCGTTGTAATCGCTTTTCTCGGCCTGTGCGCCACAGCAGCGGTTTTCTTCGCCTGGCATATGACGGTAAGATTGAAACTTCAGTGTGAGATGAGACATTATTCAAGTGCATTACACTGTGACCTTatttcaaatgagtcattaatAAGCAACATTTGCCATTTCTTTCACAGAAACCAATCCAAGGAGATATTCCATTCTTTTCAGAGAAACAAATCAGTACACCATCAGGTAAACAACATTCCTAGCATTCCATCTCTGTTAGCACTTTTCAAAGCTAAATCTGTCTTTATGAGCAACTATTTTACGAGGTGTATGAATTCGTATGATGTGATTTGTATGGAAACGAACGATTTTTAAACCCTGTCAGAGGGGCGAAAGCAGATACGAATTAAATCGTACAAATTAGCCATCTGTTcgccaaaatgtaaaaatagtaattgctataaaatgttctttttacATCAGTGTTTTGCTTTTCTAGTTATTTTACACTTTAATTAGCTTCTGTTGTTAGATTCAGACTGTGAAACTGACCCCAATCCCCTTTTCTACAGAGCACGGAAAAACGCTAATGCAGATCGCTGAGAAAACAAAGGCAGCCATTCATTTGCATGGTGAGTCTCAAACTATCTTTGACCTTCTCTGTGCACCGGTCTCATACACGTCATAGGTTATCTCATTTCAAGGGACTGAATTGAGTATTCTTAGTCAAGATCATCTTTATCAGATACTCAAAAATCTGAGATTTCTAAAAGGCATTTGTTGGCGTAGAGCTGCTAAATGGCCTTTCGGGTTGCAACAAAGACTGAATGCTTAATCAAACATTAGCTAATGTGGATTTCCTAGTCTGGTGGAAATTTAtctaaatacagtaaaatagagCTTCCTCACACATATTTACTTTGCCAAGAGGTGGGGACACTCCAATAAAATGTATGATTACTACATTGCATGCTCTACTGAACATAAAGACCGTGATCATTAACCCAAACACCCAAAAAACCTGAAACAGGCTCACTTCAACACTAGTTTATGATCTAAGATTTTAAgataatatattaaacacaGGTAGATTTCTCACAGGAAAGAATTTGAATGTTGTTTTCACCATTTTGATACATTCTAAGTGCCACCTTCTCACACATTTATCTTCTCCATACCCAGGTCAGCATGAAGgcagcacaaatgaatcactgaAATGGGTCACCGGCGTGGATCAGTCATTTGAACAGGGCGGTCTTAAGCTGGAAAATAACAAGATTCACATTCCTGCCGACGGCCTTTACTTTGTGTACAGCCAGGTGTCCTATGCCATACAGTGCAATATGGACGAAAGCGACAACGGTCCGGCTCAGAACTTCCTCAGCCACAGCATCTGGCGTCATACGGACGCAGTGGTCGAGCCGATGCCTATACAGAGCTCTGTTCACTCCGTCTGCCAATCACACGAGGACGAGAAGACCACCTACAGCACCGCCTACCTCGGTGCCGTCTTTCAGCTAATGGAGGGTGATAGGTTGTCAACCAAAACCAGCCGTGTAGGCAAACGTTGAGGAAAATTATGCCAAAACATTCTTTGGGGTGTTTGCATTGTGATTTATTAGCCACATGAGTCGAGTGGCACtggtacaaagacaagtgtttTATGTTAAAACACAGAAAGTATGTTCTCAGGGCATTtgctttatttgttgtttgactAATGATGGAAGTCAATATTGCATCATGAAAATTATGTTTGGGTTCTAAAACACATTAGATGCAGTGAGAGCCATGCACTGAATACCATGTACTCAGTCATGAGCACTATAGCAAGGGCACTACACCTCGTATACTTATTTTAAGCTAATGTGATGTTCATTATCTTGCAGATTTCGTTGTAGAAATAGCAAGGAtgttcaaaataattttttctaATTTGTGGATTATAGAattatttataacttttgagtgtatttaaagtattttactgtgttatttatatttatatatttattaatgatttaatgtGCTATCATGGAAAATGGATGTGTTGAAATTGCTTGTTGAAACTCATCTGTGATTCTGACATTTTAATGGTGAATAAACAAGAAGTATTACTGCAATACACTTGACTCGTCTCATTCCACTCAAaaagaagaagcagcttgtGACAGGTCATATGAACACAATGGGGAATTTTTGTATTCCAGTACGTGACTCGTGGTTCTTTATCCTCCTGAAGTCTGACTTCCTTTTATTTGCCAAAAATGAGGTCACTGCTTCTTTCATGAATGTTTGCTGCTTTCTCACAGGTGCGATTAGAAAAAAGCCCAGAGCACTGAATTAACAGAATTGCATCACTCTCCGGTTACTCTCGTGAAGGGTGGAGATCTCACACTTTAGTGCAACAATGTAACTGTGAATTCCAGGGAGTTCTTTGATCTGAAAGGCCGTGTACTGAAAAGACTCTGATATGTGTCTAAAAACTACTATTTAAAATCCAAAATGAAATAGTTTAGTTGCCTCTACAggcaactatatatatatatatatatatatgtatacaggATGCGATTTGTAGGGGGGGACGAGGGGGATTTCCCAccttctggtctatgtatccctgcctctgctgaattatttttatcccccccgggtgatgctactccacaagccaccaacagagcatataaaataccaaaaataaaaatctttttttaaaacatcggcaagtaaaacgctgcattTATATAGAAATATCTCTTTACGACcgcaacaaacgggacactttttaGACACGCATTGtgacttcgcctcagcgccaggcgcaagtcaaacgagcgcgtaaaaggtgcaggtgacgacgagggagcttcagttcagtgttgccagattggaaaTGTCCAAGTATCGTACCAGAAGCTCAGAATTATCGTATTTAGAAGAAAATTATCGTTTTATAAGTTATAAGTATCGTCGTAAGTTTTTAGTATaggtaaattaattaataactaaAGATTTTTACAACGGAATGAATCCAATACCGAACCTACTTAAGCTGGAAACTCACACTATTTTAGCTGCTGTACTACCAAAATTATGTTCCCTCTATGTAAAGCTatactttgacacaatctgcattgtaaaaagcgctatataaataaaggtgacttgacgtGTCAAACGTACAGAATACAGCTATTTATCTAGACCAACAACTTTTTGACATGACCTGCAAATTACCACAATAGATAAATAACTAGGCTTACCTCAGTGGGAAACAACTGACCTAAAAGCGCTGCAGCAGGAAGGTTAACATCTGCTCGAGAGAGAGTCATTCTGTCATTCTCCACGATGATTGGCCGAGAAGACGTATCATGAGATGGTAGACATGCCTAACAACGTTCACGTTGTCCTTACAATCATGACGTAGAGGATCTACAGCTAGATAAATGAGTATAAACCGATTATAACGACCATCATTTGAAGTGTCACAAAATTCTGAAATTATCGTACATTATgggattattttcattattgatcGTACATTGTACAGAGGTCAAAATTATCATACAAATACGATAATTATCGTACGTCTGGCAACCctgcttcagttgaacaacagtcggtaaaacaaagaaaaatgaacatgactgtccaatcagccgttatactgtacttgtggcgcgcactcaagaaatGCACGTGCAAATGCGGCGGCGCGCGCTacatagcttaaataaagcgcaaaagaaacgaCGAACATGCGCCGTCGTTGTTCTGTTATAAgtgaagtcatgaaattactaaacatgcgattaaagctgcctcaaaactgtgtatgcatgtatgtatttgttgacattgTTTTAATGCTATTGTTATTAAATTTGTTTGCctttaaatgtcttaaaaatgtacatatgtacaccagggaaatctaaattttctcagGGGAGCATGCCACCGTACCCCACTAGCAAacaacattttctgacctcggtaattatgaaaccctgcgtacggcccggCTTATATTCTATCTAACGAAATATTAGGTAAACATGTATTTCTACAAATCtgcgcacttttggactaaaagttagtatgtgtatgcactgtgatcaaaaataaatgggacccaCCATAATTGAATGTAGAGggttgtgtctcgttattctattaacccttaaatgcatacctcgggtctttagtgacccgggacgtcattcactaccctcctccttgttcattttttaaagttagacatcaaccttcttggtattcctcaatcagttcattataaagaatataacaagaaaaaaatcataaaattataaaagaatgcctatttttgtactaatttttttgtaaaaattgtatagggtcactAATGACCCAAGGTCTGTAtgagtgtatgtatattttttctgcacaacaatagttgaatcttagatgacggaataagtgcaattcacctttattccacaaggtggcaatgtctgatacacaatgctggagtgacgactcattcagacagaaaacgaaataataagaaaaacactaaatggctcagcgatttactgcagagcaagtactgaacgcaatcaaatatgactgtaactgttactggatggatctggtgaagctgttagcgattgaaatattgattttgaagatagttgaaaattatatagttttgagaatacgtttgagatcgcgaatgggctcatattcgtgacctcaaacataaaactagcccattatttgctgaatttactgggaaatgagctctgacaaggacagtgatgatggcataaaacatctgctcaaactgaacccTTTCAACCTccaaaatgtaacaaaatatgctttattttattcttctataattgctactctaatatcagaggagttttatattattgcgacaggtagagatccttccgtgttagatatagatccgggtcgataaagacccgaatatgtaagaatgattggtgaaacagtcatgcatttaaggtttaataactaccgattgattttgcattccCAGTTTGGAAAGTTTTTCGCAGTACCTCCGTCTACAACACGCATGACCTTTCAACGTAATGTGTggtgcatcacagagcagtgcaagacgagcatttgtggttaaaaagtatataaattgttattttttttttagaaaatggctgatcatttcactagataagacacttattccttgtctgggatcgtgttaaagccctttgaagctgcactgaaagtgtaatttggaccttcaaccctgtgaaccccactgaagtccactatatggagaaaaatcctggaatgttttaccCGAAAAAcgtaatttcttttcaactgacgaaagaaagacatggacatcctGGATGGCATAGGGGTGAgtacatttttagaaaattttcattcagaagtcaACTAATGCTTTAATATTCAACActattattgatctgactgcAGTGACACTATctgatgagaactgaactgagctggatgatgacatcactgttttccacAGAACTGAACTAATTTGATAATTAATGATCTTTACACTATAAGTGACTTCATACTGAATAATGACACAATGACAATTTCCTGTTGATCACTGTAAACCTGCTTTgaaaacaatctgtattgtataaagtgctataaaaataaaggtaaattgacttgacttaaaatgatttcaaatgAGACAAAACAAGCATGAAACAAGCTTAAACATgcaactaaaaatcaagatatttctcattatttggaTATTTTCATAATGAATATACAGTTATGCGAAGCTCTAAATTATTTTATCTGGTTGACATTGTGAGTGAGAATGGGTATAGAGAACTGACAGAAGGAAAGTGTGGGGAGACAGGATCAGGAAAGGTACCTAAGCCGGGACTGGAACTCAGGTCACCCAAAGTGCAACCGCGCTACATGCTTGGAATGCTGCCAACAAGGCTATTTGCTCAATCTAGTACAAGTACTTTTAAAGACCTTCATGATCTTTTGTTTTGACTTCCTATGTGGGGTTCAAGCCTAGGGTTTCACACGTATCTTGCATTCTTCTTATGATTGTTGCTTCATCAAGAACATTCCTGGCTGCACTCTCAGTGCAAAATAATGAGTTTATTGAATGTTGACATCCAGAAAGTTTGCATATTTAGAGAAACTTTCTAAAGCTTAACATACATAGTTTTTGTCAGTTGAAAAATTACAAGagaattacattatttttagaCACTTGGAAGTATTAAAAAAACTCCTTGTGGTACAGTGTACACACCTGACTACTAAAcagtacatttaaggaaaatccATAACTGCTGCAACAGCAGGGCCTTTAGAGAAATAAATGCCTCTGAATAATAACAACCATCCCATGTACGTCAGCGGTGACTCCACACAGATGTTTACAAAGAACCCCTCCCATCCGTTCAAAAGGCACTGTTTCAGGAATTACAGATTGTACCTTTACCGTGTGTCAAGTGTTACAGTATATAGTCACACACCCTGAGCTACATTACTAGAATGCTGATATACTAGAGGAAATGATGTGTTGTACTATGCTTAGCTGTCCAGTCTGTGAATCATTGCTTGTTATATGTTAGTTTATACATGAGTACTTTTCATACAAGAATAAAACATGCAGCGATGCACAACTCTGTCCGAAATTAAAATCCCCGAATATTGTCTTACTGTGTAAACAAGTATTACATGATTGTCTTACTATAGGAAATAAAG containing:
- the tnfb gene encoding tumor necrosis factor b (TNF superfamily, member 2), whose translation is MVKYETTLDLEAGVGGVYQTTVAPVPVKSSKSWIWKTVVVIAFLGLCATAAVFFAWHMTKPIQGDIPFFSEKQISTPSEHGKTLMQIAEKTKAAIHLHGQHEGSTNESLKWVTGVDQSFEQGGLKLENNKIHIPADGLYFVYSQVSYAIQCNMDESDNGPAQNFLSHSIWRHTDAVVEPMPIQSSVHSVCQSHEDEKTTYSTAYLGAVFQLMEGDRLSTKTSRVGKR